The Manihot esculenta cultivar AM560-2 chromosome 1, M.esculenta_v8, whole genome shotgun sequence genome has a window encoding:
- the LOC110627379 gene encoding homeobox protein BEL1 homolog, producing the protein MAREFCEDKSRNMVSSSSRGFCYSDASSNNPTIQTHLRNQIQGFETNPEIFNLTTGMEMIGFTRNLQQQQSESNTAAMWKGFFNKPGTNNSAGGPSSSKTINESTTDFYQHEFNKPDFPTGISETSNENLVVGPDSSAPWQEHRLLVDDSSLRCVFPCEANERPSQGLSLSLSSSNPSSIGIQSFELRHTSNHQNHDNPQEEMRFINSSSRDGFFGKLSAANIQQQQMMPDGLLAKTANLHHQGQFQIRNSRYLGPAQEILNEFCSLGTTQTDQPRPKSHKPKEWDDENGNSSSSSSRKQSLHSLEFMEMQKRKTKLLSMLEELERRYRHYCDQMKAMVSSFEAVAGAGAATVYSALASKAMSRHFRCLRDGIVAQIHATKKAMGEKDPVAPGTTRGETPRLRIIDQTIRQQRAIQQMTLMESHPWRPQRGLPERSVSVLRAWLFEHFLHPYPSDVDKHILARQTGLSRSQVSNWFINARVRLWKPMVEEMYLEETKEQDNNMTSSDGVTDLEDNDGRPLPNPSSTDQKPTPDQLIRINSDCLSSIISNPDRNETSKGSKTFQNHHLHPQQQSFGAFGAVELDFSSYNHHTVGGVSYANDHSANQNFNGGVSLTLGLQQHGESGVSLAFSPASQSSLFYPRDHIDDCPPVQYSLLDGEAQNLPYRNLMGAQLLHDLAG; encoded by the exons ATGGCTCGAGAATTCTGTGAAGATAAATCAAGGAACATGGTGTCGTCATCATCACGAGGCTTTTGTTACTCAGATGCTTCATCAAATAACCCAACAATCCAAACCCATCTCAGGAACCAGATCCAAGGCTTTGAAACCAACCCAGAGATCTTCAACTTGACCACAGGCATGGAGATGATAGGGTTTACGAGGAATCTGCAACAGCAACAAAGTGAGAGTAATACAGCTGCTATGTGGAAAGGTTTCTTTAACAAGCCAGGAACCAACAACTCCGCTGGTGGTCCTTCTTCCTCTAAGACGATCAATGAATCCACCACTGATTTTTATCAACATGAGTTCAACAAGCCGGACTTCCCAACTGGGATTTCAGAGACAAGTAATGAGAATCTAGTAGTTGGACCTGACTCATCAGCTCCATGGCAGGAACATAGGTTGCTTGTTGATGACTCATCTTTAAGGTGTGTGTTCCCTTGTGAAGCAAATGAGAGGCCAAGTCAAGGTCTTTcgctctctctttcttctagcAATCCTTCTAGTATTGGAATACAGTCTTTTGAACTCAGGCACACAAGTAATCACCAGAATCACGATAATCCACAAGAAGAAATGAGGTTTATAAATTCAAGTTCTAGAGATGGTTTCTTTGGCAAATTATCTGCTGCAAATATTCAACAACAGCAGATGATGCCTGATGGGTTATTGGCAAAAACGGCAAATTTGCATCACCAAGGGCAGTTCCAGATTAGGAACTCAAGATACTTGGGTCCTGCACAAGAGATTTTGAACGAGTTCTGTAGCCTTGGGACAACGCAAACTGATCAACCAAGGCCGAAGTCCCATAAGCCTAAAGAATGGGACGATGAAAATGGAAATAGTAGTAGTAGTTCTTCAAGAAAACAATCTCTTCACTCCCTTGAATTCATGGAAATGCAGAAGAGAAAAACAAAGCTGCTTTCAATGCTGGAAGAG ttagaGAGAAGATACAGGCACTACTGTGATCAAATGAAGGCCATGGTCTCATCGTTTGAAGCTGTGGCTGGTGCTGGAGCAGCTACGGTGTACTCAGCTTTAGCATCAAAAGCCATGTCGAGGCACTTCAGGTGTTTGAGAGATGGGATTGTGGCTCAAATCCATGCCACAAAGAAAGCCATGGGAGAGAAAGATCCGGTTGCACCAGGCACGACAAGAGGAGAAACTCCAAGGCTAAGGATTATTGATCAAACTATAAGGCAACAAAGGGCTATTCAGCAAATGACTCTGATGGAAAGCCATCCATGGAGGCCACAAAGAGGCCTACCAGAAAGATCTGTATCTGTTCTTCGAGCTTGGCTATTTGAGCATTTTCTCCACCC GTACCCAAGTGACGTTGATAAACATATCTTAGCCCGCCAAACAGGTCTCTCAAGAAGCCAG GTATCTAATTGGTTCATCAATGCAAGAGTGAGGCTGTGGAAACCAATGGTTGAAGAAATGTACTTAGAAGAAACAAAGGAGCAGGACAACAACATGACTTCTTCTGATGGAGTTACTGATCTTGAAGACAATGACGGCCGGCCTCTTCCAAATCCTTCGTCGACCGATCAGAAACCCACACCGGACCAACTCATTCGTATCAATTCCGACTGTCTCTCTTCCATTATCTCGAACCCAGATAGAAATGAAACTTCAAAAGGCTCTAAAACTTTCCAAAACCATCATTTGCATCCTCAACAGCAGAGTTTTGGAGCATTTGGTGCAGTGGAATTGGATTTTTCATCTTATAATCACCACACAGTTGGTGGGGTTTCATATGCTAATGATCACAGTGCTAATCAGAACTTCAATGGTGGAGTGTCATTAACATTAGGGTTGCAGCAGCATGGAGAGAGTGGTGTGAGCTTAGCATTTTCTCCTGCTTCTCAAAGTTCTCTATTTTACCCTAGAGATCACATTGATGATTGTCCACCAGTTCAATACTCTCTTCTAGATGGAGAAGCACAGAATTTACCTTACAGAAATTTGATGGGGGCTCAGTTGCTGCATGACTTGGCTGGATAA